A genome region from Acipenser ruthenus chromosome 29, fAciRut3.2 maternal haplotype, whole genome shotgun sequence includes the following:
- the LOC117424314 gene encoding small ribosomal subunit protein uS12m-like has product MACLGGLRSVMSLSHWGGCVRPLVSPLLRAAVGSLAGQGSARWGQLCGMATLNQMHRQGKPRPVPPGASPTSGRPQLKGVVLKTMIRKPKKPNSANRKCARVRLSNGREAVCFIPGEGHNLQEHNMVLVEGGRTQDLPGVKLKIVRGKYDCAHVQSKK; this is encoded by the exons ATGGCTTGCTTGGGCGGGTTGAGGTCTGTGATGTCACTGTCCCACTGGG gaggCTGCGTGCGGCCGCTGGTGTCTCCACTGCTCAGAGCTGCTGTGGGGTCACTGGCAGGTCAGGGTTCAGCTCGGTGGGGTCAGCTCTGTGGCATGGCCACCCTGAATCAGATGCACCGACAGGGCAAGCCACGGCCGGTGCCCCCCGGAGCGAGCCCCACGTCTGGGCGGCCGCAGCTCAAGGGTGTGGTCCTGAAGACCATGATCCGCAAGCCCAAGAAACCCAACTCCGCCAACCGCAAGTGCGCCCGCGTGCGGCTCAGCAACGGCAGGGAGGCGGTGTGCTTCATCCCCGGGGAGGGGCACAACCTGCAGGAGCACAACATGGTGCTGGTGGAGGGGGGCCGCACTCAGGACCTGCCCGGGGTCAAGCTCAAGATCGTCCGCGGGAAGTACGACTGCGCGCACGTGCAGAGCAAGAAGTAG